One stretch of Acropora muricata isolate sample 2 chromosome 12, ASM3666990v1, whole genome shotgun sequence DNA includes these proteins:
- the LOC136892537 gene encoding cyclic AMP-responsive element-binding protein 3-like protein 3-A: MDAFNQAYEGITGLHSFKNTNSSSDCQMLGDKGSRKDRRQDMNLLCKISTLLNKNCSDIKSYPDEDLFDNHEATDASDTEISGEQSFLHASGCEEKMDDMDANILIFNADTEGRVKLSDEEKETFVSEGLPIPNRIPLTKAEERALKRIRRKIKNKLSAQESRRKKKEYVEGLEKRVEACNSENSILQQKVDSLETTVRALLTELNRLRKVALEKESRKRTLKAKSIGTQTGTCLKCHLKKEALDRERNLTAERQKAFRDNAKPYMERFNGLRIKSRD; the protein is encoded by the exons ATGGATGCCTTTAATCAGGCATATGAGGGCATAACAGGACTTCACTCTTTTAAA AATACAAATTCGTCAAGTGACTGTCAAATGCTTGGTGACAAAGGCTCCAGAAAAGATCGACGACAAGACATGAATCTCCTGTGCAAGATTTCCACGTTGTTGAACAAG AACTGCAGTGACATCAAAAGTTATCCGGATGAAGATTTGTTTGACAACCATGAGGCAACAGACGCCAGCGATACTGAAATCAGTGGAGAGCAAAGTTTTTTACATGCGAGTGGCTGTGAAGAGAAGATGGATGATATG GATGccaatattttgattttcaatgCGGATACCGAAGGCAGAGTCAAACTAAGTGACGAGGAAAAGGAAACATTTGTTTCCGAAGGTCTTCCAATTCCCAATAGGATACCGCTGACCAAG GCTGAGGAAAGAGCTCTCAAACGAATTCGACGAAAGATCAAAAATAAG CTCTCTGCTCAAGAAAGTAGACGAAAGAAGAAAGAGTATGTCGAAGGTTTGGAGAAACG AGTGGAAGCCTGCAACTCGGAGAACAGCATTCTACAGCAAAAGGTCGATTCGTTAGAGACAACAGTCAG AGCATTGCTGACAGAATTGAACAGATTACGAAAGGTTGCTCTAGAGAAGGAAAGTAGGAAGAGGACATTAAAGGCAAAAAGCATTGGAACACAAACTGGGACGTGTTTGAAATG tcatttgaaaaaggAAGCATTAGATAGGGAAAGAAACCTCACCGCTGAAAGGCAGAAAGCTTTCAGAGATAATGCCAAGCCTTATATGGAACGCTTCAATGGACTGAGAATAAAATCACGTGATTAG
- the LOC136892536 gene encoding uncharacterized protein — MQVFGTASFYDPTMLRALGGKLSKMAAKEEDLRLTANLKSFKDVSKLGKMKLKQICKNLGVDIEKSFGKKALVNVACNALSISTSSTASRTDSKSDLVGEIQDISSSKIPSIKELQKLNNWRKSLLSIPQLMDEALVKEFLLGVGYSQTDVRKYKTLRAWQHKQGIHSVKVCSLPKYPTMWALRGCCNPSFSTDPEETKIVYIVLEKDTSKPIYAYCSCTVGLRGDCSHAGALLFVLCDIVSEGRTTLPADPTCTDLPCSWSNPKGTSVDPVTIEEIHFYKSKFGEQPPAKKFRATPTVSEQFFGVSRNDVSEETVKQMKRNLKMAILAANIDKSIPPIYYLLKSKFMESDCAFDGTHELPKELDEDDPRLLPSYTTDVEATPYVEISSDNVSLPQILSAPCQNTPKENTSLLSVISPAEQCKSSKESRVPLVPVTLFCENGTFDEENRFQPPITYPVQIPSIPPMSDSAYEFYNSNVKVSIQQCWEIEKETRSQSSSGLWFKQRKLRLTASNFGNIIKRKKADVSKLVHRLSTTCDSLSHLKAIRFGIENEDVASQLYMQYQNSHGSPGTKVFHCGLVINPHFPWLGASPDRLVYDPNARPPTGGLEVKCIESAQGMTPLEAFNSKQTPKEGKKKSFCLKMKDGHLQLNENHNYFYQVQGQEGVSGIEWFDFALLTDPRLGLNGLFVQRIHFEKNKWESEWLPKLTEFYFNHLLPVIIKDNSSL, encoded by the exons ATGCAAGTTTTCGGAACTGCTTCTTTTTACGATCCCACAATGCTTCGCGCCTTGGGGGGTAAGCTGAGTAAAATGGCCGCAAAAGAGGAGGATTTGCGTCTTACCGCAAACTTAAAATCGTTCAAAGATGTGTCAAAATTAGGGAAGATGaagctgaaacaaatttgtAAGAACTTGGGTGTTGACATAGAgaaaagttttggaaaaaaagcTCTTGTCAATGTTGCTTGCAATGCGTTGAGTATCTCAACATCAAGCACTGCATCAAGGACTGACTCGAAATCGGATCTAGTTGGCGAGATTCAGGATATCTCTTCTTCGAAGATACCTTCTATTAAGGAACTCCAGAAGCTAAACAATTGGAGGAAAAGCTTGCTCTCCATCCCGCAGCTAATGGATGAGGCTCTTGTTAAGGAATTTTTGCTTGGAGTTGGTTACAGCCAAACTGATGTGAGAAAGTACAAGACCCTTCGAGCTTGGCAGCACAAACAGGGAATTCACTCAGTTAA GGTTTGTTCTTTGCCAAAATATCCTACCATGTGGGCCTTAAGGGGATGCTGCAATCCATCTTTTTCCACAGACCCAGAGGAAACAAAGATTGTGTATATAGTGCTTGAGAAAGATACCAGCAAGCCTATTTATGCTTACTGTTCTTGCACTGTCGG ATTACGAGGTGACTGCAGTCATGCTGGTGCTCTGTTATTTGTACTTTGTGACATTGTTTCTGAAGGCAGAACAACCTTGCCAGCAGATCCAACCTGTACAGACCTACCTTGTAGCTGGTCAAATCCTAAAG gTACCTCTGTTGATCCAGTAACCATTGAAGAAATCCATTTTTATAAATCGAAATTTGGTGAGCAGCCTCCAGCAAAGAAATTTAGAGCAACCCCTACAGTCTCAGAGCAATTTTTTGGAGTTTCTAGAAATGATGTTAGTGAAGAGACTGTTAAACAAATGAAGCGGAActtaaaaatggcaatacttgcTGCCAACATTGACAAGTCCATTCCACCTATTTATTATCTACTAAAAAGCAAGTTCATGGAATCTGACTGTGCATTTGATGGAACCCATGAGCTACCAAAAGAGCTGGATGAGGATGATCCCAGACTGCTACCCAGTTATACTACTGATGTTGAAGCCACTCCTTATGTGGAAATATCCTCTGACAATGTTTCTCTCCCACAGATCTTATCAGCTCCATGTCAAAACACACCTAAGGAGAACACAAGTCTATTGTCTGTGATTTCTCCCGCTGAACAGTGTAAATCTTCCAAAGAAAGTCGCGTGCCCTTGGTTcctgttacattattttgtgaaaaTGGTACATTTGATGAAGAAAATAGGTTTCAACCCCCGATTACCTATCCAGTTCAAATTCCATCAATACCTCCCATGAGTGACAGTGCTTATGAGTTCTACAATAGCAATGTCAAGGTTTCAATTCAGCAGTGCTgggaaattgaaaaagaaactcGGTCTCAATCTTCTAGTGGGCTTtggtttaaacaaagaaaactcagaTTGACAGCTTCTAATTTTGGCAACATAATTAAACGTAAAAAGGCAGATGTGTCAAAACTTGTACACCGCTTATCTACCACTTGTGATTCTTTGTCTCACTTGAAGGCCATTAGATTTGGCATAGAAAATGAAGATGTGGCTTCTCAGCTCTACATGCAATATCAAAATTCGCACGGTTCTCCTGGAACTAAGGTTTTCCACTGTGGCCTTGTAATTAATCCACACTTTCCATGGTTGGGAGCTTCTCCAGATAGGCTGGTTTATGATCCCAATGCTAGGCCACCAACTGGTGGTTTGGAAGTGAAATGCATTGAATCTGCACAGGGGATGACACCACTCGAAGCATTTAACAGTAAGCAAACTCCAAAAGAAGGCAAAAAGAAATCGTTCTGCCTGAAAATGAAAGATGGCCATCTGCAGCTAAATGAAAATCACAATTACTTTTACCAGGTCCAGGGTCAAGAAGGAGTGTCAGGAATAGAATGgtttgattttgctttgttgacAGATCCTCGTCTTGGCTTAAATGGGTTGTTTGTACAAAGaattcactttgaaaaaaacaaatgggaGTCTGAGTGGCTGCCAAAGCTTACAGAGTTTTATTTCAACCACCTCTTGCCTGTTATTATCAAAGATAACTCTTCCCTGTAG